The DNA segment GTCTGGCCTTCATTGCTCCTTTTTTAGCGTGCCCCTTTGAACTGATGCTTCCATCCTCTTCAAATACGGTAGTACTGTATTTCTCTACATCGTGCAGCAAAGCCGATGCCCATAGGATTTCCTTTTCCTGAGCGCCCAGTTGTTGAAATCCGGGTTGATTTTCCAAAGCAGCCAATACCATTTGTGTATGTATGGCAACATTGCCTTCGGCATGGTAAACCTTGTCCTGAGGGACTTCCTCCATACGTTTTACCCAGTCAAACTCTCTTTCCAGGTTTGACCAGGATTTATCTTTACTAATGGTCCACATGGGTACCTCCTTCATTATTCAGACGGGCACGTTTCCAGTTCCGGGTCCAGTGCTGGTCCGTTTTCACATGCCCTTTTCTTACATATTTAAAAACATTATCGGCGAATCCTGCTACCGGATAGCCTTCTAAATTCCGCGTCACAATTCCTTCCATCGTAACCAGTTCTCCGCTACAGGCATCATGAGGCTCCAATTGTCCTCTGCCCGATGCCAGCTGTATCACTTGCTTTTCGAACGAAGAGGGATCTGCTAAGGCCTGAAACGTCCCGATCACCGGAACTGTAGGTAAATCCAGCATTGCCGCGTAAAACCTGGTTTCTTCCCAGCTCAGCCATTGGTCATGCTGCCGGATGCCAAAGACATAAAAATGATGCTCCAGCGCCCGGTATTCTATGGAATGAACGGCATACAGGTTTTCCAGGAAGATCTCCAGATCTCCCAGATCGTTTCTGATCAGCTGCCAGAACCTCCTGAGGCTTTCCGTCCAGGGAGAGGTGGTAGGCGTTGCATGGGAACGGGCAAAAACCCCCTTTCTGGAAAGACAATTGTTCTCCCCATCCAGTTTCTCTGTATGTATTAAGGCAGGGATTTTTTCTAGTTGCTCCCAGTATTGATGTTGTATTCTGTCGTCACTTGTGGTCCCCGGAGAAAAAGGGTAGTGATAAGTACGACCGTATTTTTGTGAAATACTCATGATATAAAATTAAAATAAAAGATAAGACCGACACCTCCGCCATGAAATGGGGAGGTAGATTCCTAGTTTATTTTAATCGTATTACATGACAAGGTCTTTTATAGCGTTGTTTTTTGACAAAAGTAGTAAAATTTTCTTCAGTAATTTATTTTCTGTCAGACGTAGGGGTAAAAGCAAATGCTGTTGTCTTAAAGACAAAGACCCTAACCTGCTATCATGAAAAACAATTCCGGCTAAGTCCTCTCAAACCATCCGTTCGTGGATACATTTCCACAGCTGGTCAATTTCTTTTCTATCACCGGTAAGTATGGATTAGTTTCGCCATAGTTCATCTTCACCGAAGAATAAAGACGTTTTAAATTAAAAGATCCAATGATACGATTAAAAATCATGACAATCCTCACCGCAAATCCATATTTCTGGATGCTCAGCATCTTGCTCATTGCAATGGTGTTAATGATTGTTTTAATTGCCTATTTATTAAAAATTATCCATGAACCCTGCGAAGAATAATCCGTTAAAAAAATTCCTGCAGGACTGCTCATTTCTCTCCGTTTGTTTTCCGGTTTATTTACTTGGATTACTTCCGCTTCAGGTTGCGAACAGCACGATTGGAAAAATGCTTTACTTCCTGTCATACCGGGTCTTCAGGTATCGTTACAGTGTCGTCTTACAAAATCTATCCAGGGCTTTGCCTACGAAGTCATATGCAGAAATTCAAGAGATTTCAAAAGATTTTTACCGGCATTTATCTGCTATGATAGTGGAAACCACGAAATTATTCTCCATCAGCAGGACTGAGCTTCGCAAAAAGGTAACGCTTTCCAATGTAGAAATGGTGCTGGAATATTATCAGCAGAACAGGAGCATTATTGCTGTTCTCGGACATTATGGAAATTGGGAGTACCTGAACATCCTTCCGTCCTACCTGCCCTTTAACGTTAATGCCATTTATAAGCCCCTCAGCAGCCCGGTAATGGGCAAACTCATTCAGCACATCAGAACGCGCTTTGGAATGCGCCTGATCCCCGCAAATCAAGCATTAAGATATCTTTTGAAACAGAAAGGTCAACCACAGATGTCGATTTTCATCGCAGACCAATTTCCGGGAATTAATGAAGATACTAAATTCGACTTCCTTCATCAATCGACGAATATGTTCAATGGCGCAGAAAAATTGTCTATTGCTACCGATGCCGTTGTTGTTTACATTGATATGAAAAGAAAGCCGAACAACTGCTGGGAGGTAAACTTTTCTCTGATTACTGATGCCGCAAGAGCAACCCGGGATCATCAGATCACCAGGTCCTTTGCCGATAAGCTTCAGGAAACGATCAAAGAACACCCGGCTTATTGGTTATGGTCGCACAAAAGGTGGAAGATCGCCTAATTAATGGTCGTCATTCACTTCCAGCCAATGTCCGTCGGGATCCTGGAAATAAATTTGTTTGATTCCATCAACCCTTAAGGTCACACTTTGAGCTGCCCCTGCCCAGTTTTCATAAGCAATATCTTTGTCCTTAATTTTTTCAATAAAGGTATCAATAGCACCTACGCTGAAACACAGGTGCTCGTTTTTATCGAAATTCCCCTTGCCTTTCGCTCCCTGAATCAAATGAAGTTGTCCGGCAGAACCCAGACTAAACCAGGTATGCCGACCATCATGAAAAGGTTCAGGAATCTGGGTAAATTCAAAAACATCTTTATAAAACGCGGTAGATTTCTCCAGATCGGTTACATAGACTGCAATGTGATTTAACCTTGCGGCTATTTGTTTTTTCTCAGTTTGTGCCATGGTTTTATGAAAAGGAATAAGGGCAATCAGGGCGGTAGCAATCAGTACAGATATCTTCATTTTTTTTGTTTAAACTAAGTTTACATCACGGTCTAACCTATACATATCGAAACCTACATCCCAATAATCTTTAACTATTTCCCTAAGCTCCAGACCAAATTTCGCATAAAATTTATAAGCCAGCTGGGAAGTTCGTACAGAAACCGTCTTTATCCCCTCTATTTCTTTAATTTTTTGAATCCTGAATTTCGTTAATGCAGATCCAAGACCTTTACCCTGACTTTCAGGATGAAAGAAATCCCAGGATAGCTTTCCGGTTTCCCCGTCTTCTGACAAATTGAAGCCGCCGCAACCGAAAATTACACCGTCCAGTTCGAGCACATAGTAATTGTCGGCCTCATGGTTTAAATAGTCGATCAGATCAGCTTCCTCATTTGGAGAAAAATATTCTGGTATGTTTAATTTTAGCAATTCAATGATTCTGCTATGGTCCGCAGCTTCATGTTTTCTGATCACTATATCATTCATTTTAATACTTGCTTCATTGTAAAAAAACAAAATAGTAAAACAAGATTAAGAAAGGAAATTTCATTCAGTAAAAAAAGGGTTGCAAAGCAAAAAGCCTGCAACCCTTTTTAAGGAGATTTAAATATATAATGTTGCTAAAAACTGCGCTTATGCAGTTTGTAACTTAGCTATATTTCTATATGGGAATGAAGTAAAGATATGACGGCGTGCAAATCTACCAGGAGAATCTGCATTTACCAACTTCACATAGATCGCTTTAGGAACACCGAAATATTCATAAGCACTGCCATCCAGGAAGTGAACTGTCAGGACTAAACCAGCCCAGGAATAATCCGCAATTCCGCAAGTCGCAGTAGTTTGAGTATATTCCTCGATAGAAAGCTCTAAAGTTTCCGGAGCGATACTTACCAAAAAGTGATAAGCTTCGATGATTTCCTTACTTTTAACTTCCGCTTCCACTTTGGCTTCTTCACTATCCTGGAATTTATCAGGATGCCAATCTTTCATCAAATTCCTGTAAATGGTCTTCAATTCTTTTAATTCGGTATCCTTTTGTACACCCAATAGTTTTCTGTAGTCAACAATCTTCTTCATAAATGTGTTTAATGGCAATTATTGTCTTTGAAAAGCAGCATAATTTTAAGCGCCACAGATGCTCCAGGGAAACAATTTTTGCAAAGGTACACTTTTTTATACGAAAGAAAGATTAAGATTATATTAACAAAGTAATTGATAACCTGACAGATAAGGAGAACAACTTTTAAATTACCTTTGCAGCTTCAACAATAACCATTTTCAGCTATGTTTAAAATTGGGTTAGCAGAAGACGACCTTAAAATAGCCGGGCTCATCAAAACCGGCCTGGAAGAACAAGGATACCTCGTCACCATTGTTTCCAATGGAGAAGAGGCCCTTCAAACTTTCAAAGAAACAGATTTCAACCTGGTCATTCTGGACGTGATGATGCCTGGTATGAACGGGATTGCCGTTTGCAAATCGCTCCGCAGCGGGAACAAAGATCTGCCTATTCTGATGCTTACGGCATTGGGTTCTATTGACGACAAAGTAACCGGTCTGAATTCCGGAGCAGACGATTACCTCGTTAAACCTTTCCATTTCAAAGAGCTGCTGGCCAGAATTGAGGCTTTATTGCGCAGACAGCATGTGGCAACCGGACAAGACAAAGCCGATCACCTGCTTAGTTTTGACGACATCAGTCTGAATACCTATAGCAAGGAAGTAAAAAGGGCCGGAACCCTCATTGAGCTGACGGCAAAGGAACATACCTTACTGGAATTATTCCTCCGCAACCCAAACCGCTTACTCTCCCGGCAATACATTGCGGAGAATGCCTGGGACATCAGCTTTGATACCGGTACGAATGTAATTGACGTATATGTTAACTTTCTTCGCAACAAGATCGAAAAAGGTTTTTCAAGAAAACTGATCCATACTAAAATTGGGATGGGTTATATTCTCAAATAACAACCAGCCTTATTCAATTGATGAAACTTAAAGACCGCCTTTCCTTATACTTCACCCTCATCAGCACCTTAACCCTGCTTGGTGTCTTATGTGCGGTGTACTTTACTTTCATCAAATTCCTGGAGGCCGATTTCTTTGACCGCTTAACGGACCGGACCATGGTGACTGCAAAGCTGTACCTGGAAGCAGATGAAATCTCCGCCGACTCGCTCAATACGGTCAGAAATCAATACCTGGAAACCTTAAATGGAGAAGTGATCCGTATTTACAATGCAAAAAACAGCGCTACATTTATTGGGGATGACCAGCAATATTGGAGCAATGAGACCATTAATAAAGTCAGAAAACAAAAGAAAATACAGTTTCTTGATGGAAAGAGACAGGTGGTCGGGATCTTTTATAAAGACAACCAAGGGGATTTTGTGATTCTTGCTTCTGCCATTGACCAAAGTACTTATTCCCGGATAGACAAATTGCAAAAGATCATGGTCATGATTTTTGTGGTCATCTTTATCGGGCTGCTGCTTTCAGGAAGGTGGATTGCGAAGAAGATATTAAAACCGCTGGATCTTTTCATAGAAGAGGTGAAACAGATCAAATCCAACAATCTGCATTTCAGGGTTCAGGAAGGCAGGAACAAAGATGAAATCAACCTGCTTGCACAGAATTTCAATAACCTGATGGAGCATCTCGAACAAGCTTTTGTACTGCAAAAGACGTTTGTAGCCAATGCTTCACATGAACTGAGAACTCCGGTTACCAGGATGATGATCGGTGCAGAAATCACCTTATCACAGGAACGA comes from the Pedobacter sp. FW305-3-2-15-E-R2A2 genome and includes:
- a CDS encoding lysophospholipid acyltransferase family protein; this translates as MNPAKNNPLKKFLQDCSFLSVCFPVYLLGLLPLQVANSTIGKMLYFLSYRVFRYRYSVVLQNLSRALPTKSYAEIQEISKDFYRHLSAMIVETTKLFSISRTELRKKVTLSNVEMVLEYYQQNRSIIAVLGHYGNWEYLNILPSYLPFNVNAIYKPLSSPVMGKLIQHIRTRFGMRLIPANQALRYLLKQKGQPQMSIFIADQFPGINEDTKFDFLHQSTNMFNGAEKLSIATDAVVVYIDMKRKPNNCWEVNFSLITDAARATRDHQITRSFADKLQETIKEHPAYWLWSHKRWKIA
- a CDS encoding response regulator transcription factor, whose product is MFKIGLAEDDLKIAGLIKTGLEEQGYLVTIVSNGEEALQTFKETDFNLVILDVMMPGMNGIAVCKSLRSGNKDLPILMLTALGSIDDKVTGLNSGADDYLVKPFHFKELLARIEALLRRQHVATGQDKADHLLSFDDISLNTYSKEVKRAGTLIELTAKEHTLLELFLRNPNRLLSRQYIAENAWDISFDTGTNVIDVYVNFLRNKIEKGFSRKLIHTKIGMGYILK
- a CDS encoding GNAT family N-acetyltransferase, yielding MIRKHEAADHSRIIELLKLNIPEYFSPNEEADLIDYLNHEADNYYVLELDGVIFGCGGFNLSEDGETGKLSWDFFHPESQGKGLGSALTKFRIQKIKEIEGIKTVSVRTSQLAYKFYAKFGLELREIVKDYWDVGFDMYRLDRDVNLV
- a CDS encoding ATP-binding protein → MKLKDRLSLYFTLISTLTLLGVLCAVYFTFIKFLEADFFDRLTDRTMVTAKLYLEADEISADSLNTVRNQYLETLNGEVIRIYNAKNSATFIGDDQQYWSNETINKVRKQKKIQFLDGKRQVVGIFYKDNQGDFVILASAIDQSTYSRIDKLQKIMVMIFVVIFIGLLLSGRWIAKKILKPLDLFIEEVKQIKSNNLHFRVQEGRNKDEINLLAQNFNNLMEHLEQAFVLQKTFVANASHELRTPVTRMMIGAEITLSQERQATDYQKALASVMEDAEKMDNIITGLVSLAQADLEFGAPKLQDIRIDETLWVLAEEWNQKPKGKLIIDILNMPEDPAQLLIQANPTLLAIALNNIISNAFKFSDDQDVHCSLDIQAEFIHVSITDHGPGIPKDKQEDIFKPFYSSAIENRHQGNGMGLYMAHKIISLFKGNLSVTSKKGDGTCFKISFPKF
- a CDS encoding VOC family protein, with the translated sequence MKISVLIATALIALIPFHKTMAQTEKKQIAARLNHIAVYVTDLEKSTAFYKDVFEFTQIPEPFHDGRHTWFSLGSAGQLHLIQGAKGKGNFDKNEHLCFSVGAIDTFIEKIKDKDIAYENWAGAAQSVTLRVDGIKQIYFQDPDGHWLEVNDDH
- a CDS encoding KTSC domain-containing protein, with product MKKIVDYRKLLGVQKDTELKELKTIYRNLMKDWHPDKFQDSEEAKVEAEVKSKEIIEAYHFLVSIAPETLELSIEEYTQTTATCGIADYSWAGLVLTVHFLDGSAYEYFGVPKAIYVKLVNADSPGRFARRHIFTSFPYRNIAKLQTA
- a CDS encoding RNA ligase family protein — translated: MSISQKYGRTYHYPFSPGTTSDDRIQHQYWEQLEKIPALIHTEKLDGENNCLSRKGVFARSHATPTTSPWTESLRRFWQLIRNDLGDLEIFLENLYAVHSIEYRALEHHFYVFGIRQHDQWLSWEETRFYAAMLDLPTVPVIGTFQALADPSSFEKQVIQLASGRGQLEPHDACSGELVTMEGIVTRNLEGYPVAGFADNVFKYVRKGHVKTDQHWTRNWKRARLNNEGGTHVDH